One window of the Archangium primigenium genome contains the following:
- a CDS encoding chloride channel protein, whose translation MDPRVRALGQWLVLGSVVGVVCGAASALFLFLLDEATHWRLQHASVVFLLPVAGLAIGALYGRWGASIRGGNNLVLDTVHEGDARLPLRMAPMVLVGTVLTHLFGGSAGREGTAVQMGASLADAVAGRLKVSPTTRRELLAAGIAGGFGAVFGTPIAGCVFGLEVLCVGRMTYEALVPALVAAVVGDLVTRALGIHHSVYALPEALALTPAVIGKWLVFGAAVALVAVVFVEGVHRLKKRLEKVVPSLALRMALGGAGVVGLWQLVGTSDYLGLGVPMIQRAFVDPALPPEAFALKLLFTVVTLGAGFLGGEVTPLFFVGAALGNVLGRLLGLPLELAAGVGMAALFGAAANTPLALSIMAVELLGASVLPHVVIVTVAAYVLTGQRGIYPAQRIGQLKHGGPLLDRLVPLRDVGGSQAPSAKPPRPPS comes from the coding sequence ATGGACCCACGCGTGCGTGCCCTGGGGCAGTGGTTGGTGCTCGGCTCGGTGGTGGGCGTCGTGTGTGGCGCCGCCTCGGCCCTATTCCTCTTCCTGCTGGACGAGGCGACGCACTGGCGCCTCCAGCACGCGTCCGTCGTGTTCCTGCTGCCGGTGGCGGGCCTCGCCATCGGGGCCCTGTACGGCCGGTGGGGCGCTTCCATCCGGGGCGGCAACAACCTGGTGCTCGACACGGTGCACGAGGGCGACGCGCGGCTGCCCCTGCGCATGGCGCCCATGGTGCTGGTGGGCACGGTGCTCACCCACCTCTTCGGCGGCAGCGCGGGCCGCGAGGGCACCGCCGTGCAGATGGGCGCGAGCCTCGCGGATGCCGTGGCCGGGCGCTTGAAGGTGTCTCCCACCACGCGCCGGGAGCTGCTCGCCGCGGGAATCGCGGGGGGTTTTGGTGCCGTGTTCGGCACGCCCATCGCGGGGTGTGTCTTCGGGCTCGAGGTGCTCTGCGTGGGCCGGATGACCTACGAGGCGCTCGTGCCGGCGCTGGTGGCCGCCGTGGTGGGGGACCTCGTCACGCGCGCGCTGGGCATCCACCACTCCGTGTACGCGCTGCCTGAGGCGCTCGCGCTCACGCCCGCCGTCATCGGCAAGTGGCTCGTCTTCGGCGCGGCGGTGGCGCTGGTGGCGGTGGTGTTCGTGGAGGGCGTGCACCGGCTCAAGAAGCGGCTAGAGAAGGTGGTGCCCTCGCTCGCGCTGCGCATGGCGCTCGGCGGCGCGGGCGTGGTGGGCCTGTGGCAGCTCGTGGGCACGAGCGACTACCTGGGCCTGGGCGTGCCGATGATTCAGCGGGCCTTCGTGGACCCGGCCCTGCCGCCCGAGGCCTTCGCGCTCAAGCTGCTCTTCACCGTCGTCACCCTGGGCGCGGGCTTTCTCGGCGGCGAGGTGACGCCCCTGTTCTTCGTGGGCGCGGCGCTCGGCAACGTGCTCGGCAGGTTGCTGGGCCTGCCGCTGGAATTGGCCGCGGGGGTGGGCATGGCCGCGCTCTTCGGGGCCGCCGCCAACACGCCCCTGGCCCTGTCGATCATGGCCGTGGAGCTGCTGGGCGCGAGCGTCTTGCCCCACGTGGTCATCGTCACCGTGGCGGCCTACGTGCTCACCGGCCAGCGCGGCATCTATCCCGCCCAACGCATTGGCCAGCTCAAGCACGGCGGGCCTCTCTTGGACCGGCTCGTGCCCCTGCGCGACGTGGGGGGCTCCCAGGCCCCCTCGGCCAAGCCGCCGCGTCCGCCCTCGTAG
- a CDS encoding DUF2238 domain-containing protein → MSDVSLPGETLPAVHGGAREARTPLLLLAVLAPVLLATCVFTPAGRLNWVLETGPGLIGIAVLAGTFRRFPLSRWVYVCVFLHVLVLTYGAYYTYALTPLGHWARDTFHLTRNPYDRLGHLAQGFFPAFIVREVLLRRTPLRPGGWVSFLTGAVCLAIGASYELFEWWAALLLDPAGGDAFLGTQGDIWDAQWDMFLCLCGAVLALTFFTRAHTRSLERLLAREAA, encoded by the coding sequence GTGAGCGACGTCTCCCTCCCCGGCGAGACCCTTCCCGCCGTGCACGGGGGCGCCCGCGAGGCGCGCACGCCCTTGCTCCTGCTGGCGGTGCTCGCGCCCGTCCTGCTCGCGACCTGCGTCTTCACGCCCGCGGGCCGGCTCAACTGGGTGCTGGAGACGGGCCCGGGGCTCATCGGCATCGCGGTGCTGGCGGGCACCTTCCGCCGCTTCCCCCTGTCGCGCTGGGTCTACGTGTGCGTCTTCCTGCACGTGCTGGTGCTCACCTACGGGGCCTACTACACCTATGCCCTCACGCCCCTGGGCCACTGGGCCCGCGACACCTTCCACCTGACGCGCAACCCGTATGACCGGCTGGGGCACCTGGCCCAGGGCTTCTTCCCGGCCTTCATCGTCCGCGAGGTGCTGCTGCGCCGCACGCCGCTGCGCCCGGGCGGGTGGGTGAGCTTCCTCACCGGCGCGGTGTGTCTGGCCATCGGCGCCAGCTACGAGCTGTTCGAGTGGTGGGCCGCCCTGCTGTTGGACCCCGCCGGCGGGGACGCGTTCCTCGGCACCCAGGGCGACATCTGGGACGCGCAGTGGGACATGTTCCTGTGTCTGTGCGGCGCGGTGCTGGCGCTGACCTTCTTCACGCGCGCCCACACCCGGAGCCTGGAGCGGCTGCTCGCGCGCGAGGCGGCCTGA
- a CDS encoding CHAT domain-containing protein: MKPFVQTLVLLILSCVAGDFLGSGVREARLRDAEDFYKRGRALMYEGQYAAATELAERALMLREAELGELHSDVSHTLGLLGSLWSQRGELSRAETLFKRALDIDERLLGPRAFDTASSLNNLAIVYKNQGNYSQAELLFKRAIENQRGVLGKSDIRLSPALGNLAELYKYQGHYSQAESLMKEVLELRRSHLGEENPGVASAYYNLGVLHYKQWRLAESREAIEQARVWLERHPGQHGLLHANVLYSLAAVLGDQGEVLAAERLMTRALEMFEVMFGEKHSNVANVLGDLALLASRQGDHARAERLFSQALELQESLLGSMDLEVATTLFNFAFAIEQWSHADESRSSDVSHLDRLLPMLERASNISETHLRQEVLSLSDGRISGVMRIRGVDEERLYDLILEHADDERVRRLVLTSAFLRKGRSGEEFADTSRILHRSLGVVHQESLSRLRRLRTQLSQLALAGPGVAAADVYPRRLEDLGVQVGELEAELAKYSLPFRALYAYPDPGHFLTEVAKRLPADGAIVQYVVSPGPDPEDRRYFALLLLPDGRTRAVDLGKAEVINGAASRFHKALMDSGTSSDSPEAKALYRQVFAPLKPWLGQSRRLFISPEGQLSLIPFDALHDGHDVLLESFDISYLSSGKDVLSFRSEERGSQALVILAAPDYGSARAPTASTHAARTTRADASPTSAKRIWDELPGALQEARAIQALFETSPFTPRLLLGKDATKDALLALARPSLLHIATHGFFIQDASASTQGARKVGVFEPPGGMNQSVRLDDPMLRSGLVLANANERGTDSRVTSLELAGMDLWGTQLVVLSACDTGRGDIRVGQGVYGLRRALSIAGAQTVVTSLWSVRDDSTAELMEAYYGHLKAGRGRLEALRLAMKDLRRIHPEPYFWAPFVGMGLDEPLMLGP; encoded by the coding sequence GTGAAGCCGTTTGTGCAAACACTCGTGCTGCTGATCCTGAGTTGTGTAGCGGGGGACTTCTTGGGGTCGGGTGTCCGCGAAGCCCGGTTGCGAGACGCAGAAGACTTCTACAAGCGGGGTCGTGCTCTGATGTACGAGGGGCAATATGCGGCGGCCACCGAGCTGGCCGAGCGAGCCTTGATGCTGCGTGAAGCCGAACTTGGCGAGCTGCACAGTGATGTCTCGCATACGTTGGGTTTGCTGGGCAGCCTGTGGTCGCAAAGAGGAGAACTGAGTCGGGCGGAGACGCTCTTCAAGCGAGCGCTCGACATTGACGAGCGGCTGCTGGGTCCTCGCGCCTTCGATACCGCGTCCTCGCTCAACAATCTCGCCATCGTTTACAAGAACCAAGGAAACTATTCCCAGGCGGAGCTCTTGTTCAAGCGGGCCATCGAAAATCAACGCGGTGTTCTGGGCAAGAGTGACATCCGCCTCTCCCCCGCGCTCGGCAATCTCGCTGAACTCTACAAGTATCAAGGCCACTACTCCCAGGCGGAGTCGCTCATGAAGGAGGTGCTCGAACTGCGGCGGAGCCACCTGGGCGAGGAGAATCCGGGCGTGGCCTCCGCCTACTACAACCTGGGGGTACTCCATTACAAACAGTGGAGACTGGCCGAGTCCCGGGAAGCCATCGAACAAGCTCGCGTTTGGCTCGAGCGGCACCCTGGCCAGCACGGGCTTCTCCATGCGAATGTGCTCTATTCGCTGGCTGCGGTCCTCGGTGATCAAGGCGAGGTCCTCGCGGCCGAACGGCTCATGACCCGGGCACTCGAGATGTTCGAGGTGATGTTCGGAGAGAAGCATTCCAATGTAGCGAACGTGCTCGGCGATCTGGCCCTGCTCGCCAGTCGACAGGGAGATCACGCCCGGGCCGAGAGGCTCTTCTCTCAAGCGCTGGAACTCCAGGAGTCACTGCTTGGGTCTATGGACCTCGAGGTCGCGACCACGCTCTTCAATTTCGCGTTCGCCATCGAGCAGTGGAGCCATGCGGATGAATCCCGTTCATCCGATGTGTCCCATCTGGACAGGCTCCTGCCGATGTTGGAGCGGGCTTCCAACATCAGCGAGACGCACCTGCGCCAGGAAGTGCTGAGCCTCTCGGATGGACGCATCAGCGGTGTGATGCGCATTCGGGGGGTCGATGAGGAGCGACTTTACGACTTGATCCTCGAACACGCGGATGACGAGCGGGTGCGTCGACTCGTGCTGACCAGCGCGTTTCTTCGGAAGGGCCGCTCCGGCGAGGAGTTCGCGGATACCTCGCGCATCCTCCACCGGAGTCTTGGCGTGGTTCATCAGGAGTCCCTGTCACGCTTGCGTCGGTTGCGCACCCAGTTGAGCCAGTTGGCGCTCGCGGGTCCTGGAGTGGCCGCGGCGGATGTGTACCCGCGTCGTTTGGAGGATCTCGGCGTGCAGGTGGGCGAACTCGAAGCGGAACTGGCGAAGTACTCCCTGCCTTTTCGCGCACTGTATGCCTATCCTGACCCAGGCCATTTCCTGACGGAGGTGGCGAAGCGCTTGCCCGCGGATGGTGCCATCGTCCAGTACGTCGTCTCCCCGGGGCCGGACCCCGAAGACAGGCGCTACTTCGCGCTGCTGCTGCTTCCCGATGGACGCACGAGGGCCGTGGACCTGGGAAAAGCCGAAGTCATCAATGGAGCTGCCTCACGTTTTCACAAGGCCCTCATGGACAGCGGGACATCGAGTGACTCTCCAGAAGCCAAGGCGCTTTACCGACAGGTGTTCGCTCCGCTCAAGCCGTGGCTCGGCCAGTCACGTCGGCTCTTCATTTCGCCCGAAGGGCAGCTGTCGCTCATTCCATTCGATGCGCTCCATGATGGGCACGACGTCTTGTTGGAGTCCTTCGACATTTCCTACCTTTCCTCGGGAAAGGACGTGTTGTCCTTCCGGTCGGAGGAGCGAGGCTCCCAGGCGCTGGTCATCCTGGCGGCGCCCGACTATGGCTCGGCGAGGGCTCCGACCGCCTCCACTCACGCGGCACGCACGACGCGTGCGGACGCCTCGCCCACATCCGCGAAGCGTATCTGGGACGAGCTTCCCGGAGCGCTTCAGGAGGCCCGCGCCATTCAGGCGTTGTTCGAGACATCGCCCTTCACCCCGCGGCTCTTGTTGGGCAAGGACGCGACCAAGGATGCCCTGCTGGCATTGGCTCGGCCGAGTCTGTTGCACATCGCCACGCATGGTTTTTTCATCCAGGATGCCTCGGCGTCCACCCAGGGAGCGCGCAAGGTCGGGGTCTTCGAGCCACCAGGCGGCATGAACCAGTCCGTGCGATTGGATGACCCCATGCTGCGCTCGGGTCTGGTGTTGGCGAACGCGAACGAGCGTGGAACCGACTCCCGCGTCACCTCCCTGGAATTGGCGGGCATGGACCTGTGGGGCACGCAGCTGGTGGTGCTCTCCGCGTGTGACACGGGTCGCGGCGACATCCGCGTGGGGCAGGGCGTCTACGGCTTGCGGCGGGCGCTGAGCATCGCGGGCGCACAGACGGTCGTGACGAGCCTGTGGAGTGTGCGGGATGACTCCACGGCCGAGTTGATGGAGGCCTACTACGGCCACCTGAAGGCGGGACGCGGTCGGCTCGAGGCCCTGCGCCTCGCGATGAAGGATCTGCGCCGCATTCACCCCGAGCCCTACTTCTGGGCCCCCTTCGTGGGCATGGGCCTGGATGAGCCCCTGATGCTCGGCCCCTAG
- a CDS encoding M23 family metallopeptidase: MLISRPFSLTPWLALVASLAACQPGSSRPLPSERPASRPEASSWFFRPPFAVEADLDGTQAAAEAVRAVLLKLPEPERGRVLSRWLAPITVEPPPAPGPTTLPAATPLSPESVDVLATLRGLYDTQGGRDLALAAFFLGPEPVDRARQRSRLPPERFGLEALANRLTRRERGLLRFVREARELSVLYGLAWPVERGWRLTSRFGPRVHPLIGKLSEHRGVDIGVPTGTAVRAPADGVVVGVREGPVNGQFLELRHEAGVHTVYCHLSLIEVKRGQKVSAGERVALSGETGRVTGPHLHYQVKHAGAWVDPVSLRVSAEHVARPLAWPAVPPPAVTQAPPL; encoded by the coding sequence TTGCTGATTTCCCGCCCTTTTTCCCTCACCCCCTGGCTGGCGCTGGTGGCGTCGCTCGCCGCCTGTCAGCCCGGCTCGTCACGTCCCCTGCCCTCCGAGCGGCCCGCGTCGCGGCCCGAGGCGTCGTCCTGGTTCTTCCGGCCCCCCTTCGCGGTGGAGGCGGATCTCGACGGCACGCAGGCGGCGGCGGAGGCCGTGCGCGCCGTGCTCCTGAAGCTGCCCGAGCCCGAGCGGGGCCGCGTCCTGTCGCGCTGGCTCGCGCCCATCACCGTCGAGCCCCCGCCCGCGCCAGGACCGACGACCCTTCCCGCCGCGACGCCCCTGTCCCCGGAGTCCGTGGACGTGCTGGCCACGCTGCGCGGCCTGTATGACACCCAGGGCGGTCGGGACCTGGCGCTCGCGGCGTTCTTCCTGGGACCGGAGCCCGTGGACCGGGCGCGCCAGCGCTCGCGACTGCCGCCCGAGCGCTTCGGCCTGGAGGCGCTCGCGAACCGGCTGACGCGCCGCGAGCGCGGCCTCCTGCGGTTCGTGCGCGAGGCACGGGAGCTGTCGGTGCTCTATGGGCTGGCGTGGCCGGTCGAGCGGGGCTGGCGGCTCACGTCCCGCTTCGGCCCGCGGGTGCACCCCCTCATCGGGAAGCTGTCGGAGCACCGGGGCGTGGACATCGGCGTGCCCACGGGCACCGCCGTGCGCGCCCCCGCGGATGGCGTGGTGGTGGGCGTGCGCGAGGGCCCCGTGAATGGCCAGTTCCTGGAGCTGCGCCACGAGGCCGGCGTGCACACGGTCTACTGCCACCTGTCGCTCATCGAGGTGAAGCGGGGCCAGAAGGTGAGCGCGGGCGAGCGCGTGGCGCTCTCGGGCGAGACGGGGCGCGTCACCGGGCCCCACCTGCACTACCAGGTGAAGCACGCGGGGGCCTGGGTGGACCCCGTGAGCCTGCGGGTGTCCGCCGAGCACGTGGCGCGCCCCCTGGCCTGGCCCGCCGTGCCGCCGCCCGCGGTCACCCAGGCGCCGCCGCTCTGA
- a CDS encoding sensor histidine kinase — protein MESPQEGVERIGALPRVEARLQDEQRLLYASALVWLLFWGLDVLWSLTPTWDTLALRGGWAAATALVGVSLSRVGPGWRAVLRTLVAVVLPNVFMGLLILRLGGSAGHLFSWLGVMPAVALLVGGGVWHAVASTVLCLLMASLVLGAEGAPASKIWVSLLMLVFQTVGIQCVFFYQRLLLERVKSEAEKRLAVQELNASNERALRAERLAQVGRLAAGVAHEVRNPLAYVQANLRFLQEEWALASAEGGDPEVVEALQESAQGVERIHQIVKDLTALSRAEELAAPAGRCALGPVIDTSVRLASVRLKSLVTLAVDMPGAAVAHAEPRRLGQVLLNLLLNAADAIEDAKVRDGRVALRVRQDAERVWLLVEDNGPGIQAEHLSKLFTSFFTTKAPEKGTGLGLALSRQYVESFGGTLRAENRAEGGARFIVELPAV, from the coding sequence ATGGAATCGCCACAGGAGGGAGTCGAGCGGATCGGAGCGCTCCCGCGCGTGGAGGCGCGGCTCCAGGACGAGCAGCGCCTGCTCTACGCCTCCGCGCTCGTGTGGCTGTTGTTCTGGGGCCTGGACGTGCTGTGGAGCCTCACGCCCACCTGGGACACCCTCGCGCTGCGCGGAGGCTGGGCCGCGGCCACGGCCCTCGTGGGCGTGTCCCTGAGTCGGGTGGGGCCCGGGTGGCGCGCCGTCCTGCGGACGCTCGTCGCCGTGGTCCTGCCCAACGTCTTCATGGGACTGCTCATCCTGCGGCTGGGGGGCTCGGCGGGCCATCTGTTCAGCTGGCTCGGGGTGATGCCCGCCGTGGCCCTGCTGGTGGGCGGCGGCGTGTGGCACGCCGTGGCGAGCACCGTGTTGTGTCTGCTGATGGCGAGCCTGGTGCTGGGCGCGGAAGGGGCCCCCGCCTCGAAGATCTGGGTGAGCCTGTTGATGCTCGTCTTCCAGACGGTGGGCATCCAGTGCGTCTTCTTCTACCAGCGGCTGCTCCTCGAGCGCGTGAAGAGCGAGGCGGAGAAGCGCCTGGCGGTGCAGGAGCTCAACGCGTCCAACGAGCGGGCCCTCAGGGCCGAGCGGCTCGCGCAGGTGGGGCGGCTCGCGGCGGGCGTGGCCCACGAGGTGCGCAACCCCCTCGCCTACGTCCAGGCCAACCTGCGCTTCCTCCAGGAGGAGTGGGCCCTGGCCTCCGCCGAGGGCGGTGATCCCGAGGTGGTCGAGGCGCTCCAGGAGTCGGCGCAGGGCGTGGAGCGCATCCATCAGATCGTGAAGGATCTGACGGCGCTCTCGCGCGCCGAGGAGCTGGCGGCGCCGGCGGGGCGGTGTGCCCTGGGGCCGGTCATCGACACGAGCGTGCGGTTGGCGAGCGTGCGGCTCAAGTCGCTGGTGACCCTGGCGGTGGACATGCCGGGCGCGGCCGTGGCGCATGCGGAGCCGCGCCGCCTGGGCCAGGTGCTGCTCAACCTCCTGCTCAACGCGGCGGACGCCATCGAGGACGCGAAGGTGCGCGACGGGCGGGTGGCGCTGCGGGTGCGGCAGGACGCGGAGCGGGTGTGGCTGCTGGTGGAGGACAACGGGCCGGGCATCCAGGCCGAGCACCTGTCCAAGCTCTTCACCTCCTTCTTCACCACCAAGGCGCCCGAGAAGGGCACCGGTCTGGGACTCGCCCTGTCCCGGCAGTACGTGGAGTCCTTTGGCGGCACGCTGCGCGCGGAGAACCGCGCCGAGGGCGGCGCCCGCTTCATCGTGGAGCTGCCCGCGGTGTGA
- a CDS encoding Ig-like domain-containing protein yields the protein MCSLNGSGRAVSLALLLAVGLIAGCEGPPGTTSADIQVHVSQELTDAGITRVRVEVSGPGISPVITTELAQAGDSWRGRIASVPHGQDRLFRATAQDAAGTTLYTGAVGPLTLEPGTTPNVVILMQRASPEAPFENEAPRITSLVLSANPVAPEGLLTVTAQVSDANAGDTLRYAWTAGAGTFGSPQALTSTWKAPTTEGPQSLTFTVTDSKGASATLSLEVSVARPGSGAETSVSARINHWPSIQAMNGTPSLLRPGTTTRLSATVTDADGDMLVGTWTSGCQGVFNDTTATSATFTLHELPASGRCPISLAVQDTRGGHHAGTLWLHVDATVRGKRDWRHVHGNGPATRVADDLSTREIGAWVPTPDGTGYTWSAGQGASDGTFSIPQVPGGFFLVRFGDQYLWTDQRRLDFSEPKLGRADLTLEEEPFPITLELAGLSPWRPGDDLRLYAPGAGVGFAGLQACSFEDFGWPAEGATTFSGGADFPTFMESCGLRPPRFDARDTLYLDQLVARTEPGTGLLYQELRRSTRVQGPVRAPGAPLQVQGTLVPLPLIERDLIFRASLFEPLALAAHPSATLSGQVATLGLQADAHDTGIANTGWPDIASAETPSRRGDFTAHFQYGNPYPSTWTPFAYTLVGARVAYTLELPGGGTTSPVNVTTSLAVREALPATGPLTIQPRVGPAQNLALNGVSATGRRTDVGFTPLVSWTPHAIDTTTHYQVRLQRFVFFGTYAYREHVATLSTSATQVRLPPGLLVAGERYLLQVVSTFAPAKDANNPFDDSLVRYTASALSGVFSP from the coding sequence ATGTGTTCGTTGAATGGAAGCGGGCGCGCCGTGTCCCTGGCGCTCCTGCTGGCCGTGGGTCTCATCGCGGGCTGCGAGGGTCCGCCCGGGACCACGAGCGCCGACATCCAGGTCCATGTGTCCCAGGAGCTCACCGACGCGGGCATCACGCGCGTGCGGGTCGAGGTCTCCGGGCCCGGCATCTCGCCGGTCATCACCACCGAGCTCGCCCAGGCGGGTGACAGTTGGCGAGGGCGCATCGCCAGCGTGCCCCATGGCCAGGACCGGCTCTTCCGGGCCACCGCCCAGGACGCGGCGGGCACGACGCTCTACACGGGCGCGGTGGGGCCGCTCACCCTCGAGCCGGGCACGACGCCCAACGTCGTCATCCTGATGCAGCGCGCGTCCCCGGAGGCGCCCTTCGAGAACGAGGCGCCGCGCATCACCTCCCTGGTGCTGTCCGCCAATCCCGTGGCCCCGGAGGGCCTGCTGACGGTGACGGCGCAGGTCTCGGACGCCAACGCGGGCGACACGCTGCGCTACGCCTGGACGGCGGGCGCCGGCACCTTCGGCTCGCCCCAGGCCCTCACGTCCACCTGGAAGGCGCCCACCACCGAGGGCCCCCAGTCACTCACGTTCACGGTGACGGACTCCAAGGGCGCCAGCGCCACCTTGAGCCTGGAGGTGAGCGTGGCGCGGCCCGGCAGTGGCGCCGAGACCTCGGTGTCCGCGCGCATCAACCACTGGCCTTCCATCCAGGCCATGAATGGCACCCCGTCCCTGCTGCGGCCCGGCACCACCACGCGCCTGTCCGCCACCGTCACCGACGCGGACGGGGACATGCTGGTCGGCACCTGGACCTCCGGTTGTCAGGGCGTCTTCAATGACACCACGGCCACGAGCGCCACGTTCACCCTGCACGAGCTGCCCGCGAGCGGCCGCTGCCCCATCTCCCTGGCGGTCCAGGACACCCGGGGCGGCCACCACGCGGGCACGCTGTGGCTGCACGTGGACGCCACGGTGCGGGGCAAGCGCGACTGGCGCCATGTGCATGGCAATGGCCCCGCCACGCGCGTGGCCGACGACCTGTCCACCCGGGAAATCGGCGCGTGGGTGCCCACCCCGGACGGCACCGGCTACACCTGGAGCGCGGGCCAGGGCGCGAGCGACGGCACCTTCTCCATCCCCCAGGTGCCCGGTGGCTTCTTCCTGGTGCGCTTCGGCGACCAGTACCTCTGGACCGATCAGCGGCGGCTGGACTTCAGCGAGCCCAAGCTGGGCCGGGCGGACCTGACGCTCGAGGAGGAGCCCTTCCCCATCACGCTCGAGCTGGCCGGGCTGTCGCCCTGGAGGCCGGGGGACGATCTGCGGCTGTACGCGCCGGGCGCGGGCGTGGGCTTCGCGGGCCTCCAGGCCTGCTCGTTCGAGGACTTCGGCTGGCCGGCCGAGGGCGCCACCACCTTCTCGGGCGGCGCCGACTTCCCCACCTTCATGGAGTCCTGCGGCCTCCGGCCGCCCCGCTTCGATGCCCGGGACACGCTGTACCTCGACCAGCTCGTGGCGCGCACCGAGCCGGGCACGGGCCTGCTCTACCAGGAGCTGCGCCGCTCCACGCGGGTGCAAGGGCCGGTGCGCGCGCCCGGGGCGCCGCTCCAGGTCCAGGGCACCCTCGTCCCGCTGCCCCTCATCGAGCGGGACCTGATCTTCCGGGCGTCCCTCTTCGAGCCCCTGGCGCTCGCCGCCCATCCCAGCGCGACGCTGTCGGGCCAGGTCGCCACCCTCGGGCTCCAGGCGGATGCGCATGACACCGGCATCGCCAACACGGGCTGGCCGGACATCGCCAGCGCCGAGACTCCGTCGCGACGCGGCGACTTCACCGCCCACTTCCAGTACGGCAACCCCTACCCGAGCACCTGGACGCCCTTCGCCTACACGCTGGTGGGCGCGCGGGTGGCCTACACGCTCGAGCTGCCGGGTGGGGGAACCACGTCGCCCGTGAACGTCACCACGAGCCTCGCCGTGCGCGAGGCCCTGCCCGCCACCGGCCCGCTGACCATCCAGCCCCGCGTGGGCCCGGCCCAGAACCTGGCCCTCAATGGCGTGAGCGCCACCGGCAGACGCACGGACGTGGGCTTCACCCCGCTGGTGAGCTGGACGCCCCACGCCATCGACACGACCACCCACTACCAGGTGCGCCTCCAGCGCTTCGTCTTCTTCGGCACCTACGCGTACCGCGAGCACGTGGCCACGCTGAGCACCTCGGCGACCCAGGTGCGCCTGCCGCCCGGACTGCTCGTCGCGGGCGAGCGCTACCTCCTCCAGGTGGTGTCCACCTTCGCGCCCGCCAAGGACGCGAACAACCCCTTCGACGACTCGCTCGTGCGCTACACGGCGTCGGCGCTGTCGGGCGTCTTCTCGCCCTGA